One Fundulus heteroclitus isolate FHET01 chromosome 8, MU-UCD_Fhet_4.1, whole genome shotgun sequence genomic window, AATCTACAAAGTAACACACTCACTGCAATAAACAGAACGAGGCGCTATATTGTCATCAAATAATGGAGAACTTATCTTGGAGAAAAGTTCCGACTTTTTGGGAAATATACTAATAAAGGCTTTATTATAATAGAAAACAAGTCTTTGTGTTAGACTTTCATTATCAGCAACAGAGTATCCTAATTTATGTATTGAAGGATGTAAAATAGGAAACAGCCCAGTTAACAGACTGTGTTGCCGAGACAGGAGACAGATCTATAAATGAAcaataacaggaaaaaacaaaggtcCAATTcagctaaatgaaaaaaaaactgcgcaCTTAAGCCTGGTGGAAGGGAAACCATGTCCCAGGCCCTTCCAGAAAACAATGGTAAGACTAAATAGAGACTGTTAAGCATGTTAAGTACTGTCACTGTCACCATGCTTTGTTTCAGTcctttgctgtgtatttataaGATACCCTCGTCCTGCTGGAATTAATTTGTTTGAATTGTTTCAATACAAGCCGCTTTATCTCAGTCCTAgaattaaaggtaaaaaaaaaagttagaatgtatgtgtgtgtttttttgttgttctttaacATCTTCCTTAGAGCCTGATGTTCTACTACACGTAATCACTTTTTTGTGGCACACAATGTTGGCCAGCTCCCTCTAGTATTGTATTATACCCAGAGTTCTTAACAGTCTTTCAAGTTCATCAGACTGATGTGTCACTGTGGTAAACAGTTTCTCATTCTATTATTTCACTGTGACATTTAAACTATTTGAGCTACTCTCTGaatatatacagtcatattcaacaaattagaaAATTATTGAAAGGTTAATTCATTCCAGTAACTAatttcactaagtgaaacacgttatatagattaattacaaaaGAATTGCTGTTTTGAAGcattttctctgttattttagATTACTTTTCTACTTACAAAGACATGACATacaagattagaatattacatcaaagCCCCTCCCcccaaatatatttttaatacagatgTATAATCTTaaagaaaattatgtttaataattgctgttttttttttcaaaaggtactttaaatctgacaaatgagcctggATTAAATGCTTATTCTAATTCACTGACTATGACTGTACAGCTGTGGGCTGCTTTATTCATCTGTATGGTGAATTATTACCAGTCTTCTCTGTTTTTCAGCATAAGCAGGCTTTTGATCTTTGGTGTGGTTCTTTCCTTCTCATTGACCATGCATGAACTATTTTCTCAGGTTCACAATTGACTGCTCTGAAAGGTGTGACAGCATTGTTTCATGGTATGCTGCAAATAGCTGGGAGTAAAGACCTTTAAGGTAGTTATGAGGTGTTTTGTAATGGCTTTTAATTACCAGTAGACCAACCAGGACCCAGCAGAGAGGGCCAGAAGAAGGACTAGCTTAATTAATGCCTAACCTCATGACCTGCTTCAGTACCTGAAGTGTTGTTTGACCATTGCATGTCCAGAACTCTGAATGAACTGAGCCACATACAAACTTAATAATCTGTCATTACATGATTTGAGATGATTGGAAGGATCTTTGAACAATAGAGCACTAGAATAGTTGCATAGCTACTGGACTATGTCATGTCAAGGAAAGCGGATGACACGTCATAACACTCTCTGGATAACTGTTGTCTGCTGCAACACCTGACAACACCATCCGGCCTCTGAGGGGCCTGTATATCAGATATTCAATCAGTCACCTCCTTGATAAATCATGGAGCCCTGGCTGTTTGAGAGGAAAGTGGCTTGAGCCACTTCCAAGATAATGAGGACATTTTTTAGCAAGATAGAGAAGCAGATCTTGTGCAGTCGCTGTCCATGGTTCTGTTAACTTTTCTTCACAATGAAACAAAGTGGGTTAAGATATCAGCCATTCCACCATGCAAAGATTTGTAAGTTATGTccagttttaatttctgtttatgTTGCACTAAAGTCATTGTGGTTTCAAGTTGCAGGTACGCAATGAATTATGCCAAGGGTTAGGGGTTTTGGATTTCACAGGGTGGCAGCTGCAATTTGGAGCTTAAAATGTCTCAGCATGCAGCACATGCATTCATTCACTCTCTTCTTTGTTCATCACAAAAAGGAAGCTTATACAAGGCAGATTTATGAGAAATGGTTTGGAATTTATATTTGtacaaagtcaatatttttgGAATAGCATGTTGGAATGATCCaagataaatgttaaaatgcattttctccAACACTGGGGTTGGATATATTACAGTTATTAATGTGttcataatgaaaaataaatggttAATGCATTGCTAAGTGGCTAACACTGTTGCAGTccaaggtcctgggtttaaatTCTGCCCACGGTCTTTCTTCTTAGAGATTACATACTTTactgtaatttgtgttttaggAAACTTCCTTAAATTGAGCTAAAAGCcgatttaaaaaagacaaacaaacaaaacaaaaccaaaaaaaaaaaaaaaacaaacaaaaaaactgaaaaatcaccATAAATAAACCaagaataacagaaaaacaaagaacaaaatgaaaaatctaATGGTTTCTGCCTGTAGAGGTCACTATTTACAAATCAATATTTCCATACTCCTTTGCTGCACAGCGATTCTGCTCACTGGGATACAagtctgtgttttaaaaatcaatttttaattaaatcactTGATCATCATCATTTCAAAACAATACAATTATGGATCAAAAATTATAATCTTGATTAAACTTGTCGTATCTATGTATTTCATGTTGTCACTTAACTTAAGTGATGACTAACAGGTTTAATGTTGCCAGGTCAGACAATGAAATTTAATGAAGCTcctgaaaagctttttaaaatatgtttcacTAATTCCAAGCTTAGACAATGCtatcatttaattaatttatgtcAATTCATTAGTGTCTGAGGAGATCTCTATCAGCTCAGCGCATAATATAGATGAACGGtatttttattgattaattaaaattatgatgAATCTTAGGGCAAATCCTAATATGACAAATTAATTGGTCATACAGGAAGAGATTCAGAAGATAAATGTCACTGAAATAGATGGGTTTCAGACAGAGGCCACAAAAGGCCCTAACCTCTCTTAGGTCCTGCATTCCTACTGAGTAATACTAGAGTATGGCATTCATAATAAGGTGCAGCAAGGTGTAACACTTTGTATGATACCGTTTCTGCTTTCAGGAGGGCCAGCCTTGTTTATCAAGTGCAGGTTTTGGTCGGCTTTTCAAAAAACTGCCTTAAAGTCTCAGGCGGCATCGCTTCCCAGGCACCCCCTGGGAGGAACTTTTGTTCTGGCCAGGAAGCCTCCCCTGCCTGCAGGTATAGGATGACAAGGCTTTATATGGTGCTGCCTATAGATGGGAATGAAGCAGGGCAAAACCTGAACTTCCAAATGAGTCGTGCTGCTTGTGATGAATTTAACACTGATGACCGTCCCTGCAGTTCGTTCACCGCCGTGTTACTGTGACAGTTTGGCTGCTGAAGGAGATGGATGTCTGAATGTCTGAATATCTGGCCTCTTTATTTTGTCGCAAAACATTTCTCTATTAGAGTGAATGGATGTTTAAGCCCTACAGCTATTAAATTGTTGTCATATTCAGTTTTAAATATAATGCTGTGAATAACAATTATTAGACATTAATAAACCTCTGTTCATTGAAACTTAGACGTTTCATCAGTTTTAAAACTTAATAAAGGTGTAGACGCACAGGCAGAAAACTGGGCCTTTCACCAGAAACCCAGCAAacaatgactgaaataaaatttCAACCGGAGAATTATTAATCATAACTAGTGTGTTCAACGCACATTTAAAATACTTGAGGaagtatctctctctctctgtctgtctctgtctctgtctctctctctctctctctctctcacacacacacacacacacacacacacacacacacacacacacacacacacacacacacacacacacacacacacagagcatgTGTAAACGGGTGCATTTGCTCTGCTTTTGAAGATAACAGATTCTTCACTGAGAAGACCACCGTAAAGAGGACAGTTTGAATAAACCAGCcagggtttcttttttctttcttggttCAGTACCATGATGTTCTTTATGTGGGAACCAGGCAGCAAGTGAAAACTGAAACAACATCCACATTGGTAAAATGCAGAAATAGTCTTATCAATAACTTACAACTTAGATAGCAAATAAATATTCATACCATTAGTGAAATATACAAAGTACTTCTTTCAGTTTACACACAGTAGACTATCACATTGTGAGAACATTGCAGATGTTCCTGTTTTATGCTGATTTCCATATGCTTCCTAATGTGAatctgacaaaaagtgcttctcTGTGTACAACCCGCTCTTCAGCATCCATAATGATTAATAGCACTTAAGAATAGCAAAAAATTACTTTGATGGTGACAAGCATAAAGCTTTGATGCTGCTGTTAAGGCTAGACATTTACTCTGTGGGTAGTTGATGGAAAATGCTTATACATACAAAGTAGGATGATATTACAGCAAGCTTAATACATTTGCTTACACAACAGTTGCATTTGTGAGAAATCGGACATTAgataacactgcaaaaaggtaactaaaagcaggtaaaattttcttcaaattagtatatttgtccttgatatgagcagataaattaaattatatgtcaaaagaatgagtatttgtacccctaaaaaataattagatatactgcacttgaaaaaagatgatggatatgagttgttcctattttcaTTCCAAAATTCGTATTCCATTggcatcttatttacctgctcaaatcatgggcaaatgcacttatttcaagaaaattttacttacttttagttccctttttgcagtgcagaggaTTACACAGCAGTAgagttttttttactgaaagtcTCCAGAAAGTGGCAGGTTTTGTAATGGCGTAAGTACCAAAATCTATTTGGTGGCCCTTGAATTCCACTTCCTTAGTGGACTGAATTTTCCTCTGTCTCTGTACACCAACAAAAACTCCCATTGATCCAGAATTTAGGATCCAAGCAATATTCCCACATCCTCCCTTGCAGTCAAGCTGCAGTATGTGCCAAGATCAAGGATCCATAGAGAAGAGTCATTGTAGTGGGAGATCAAATCCAGTCTCTAAACGTCTGCTGAGTCATCAGGCTTTCGACCGCGACCTTTTCTACCACGATGCCGCCGTCTCCGGCGTTCACCATGACGCCCATGCTGATGCATGTGCTGTGCACCTTGAATGTCCCTCAGTTTCCTCACCATCTCATGGTCCTTGTTGCCCAGCACCCGAGGCAAGAAGAGTGAGGCTTTATCAGTGCTCCGAGTTTTAAAGCCTCGGCGCGGCCGCCCTTTGCCATTGATGGAAATATACCATTGCCTCTTGACAGTGGCCCggcgtctgctgctgctgcctgctccTGGTGGTAGAGGCTGCTCTGTGAAGTGTTGTCGTGATGCATAAGTGTTGTACCCCAACTCATGGATACGCTCCACAAATTCACACTCTTTGTTGAAAACATCCtggagaaaagaagaggaaaggaGGAATGACcaagatgccattttttggAGGACACCAGAgtgcatttgtttgtgtttttccttttaggTTATCTATGAAATTACAGAGCTGACATCAAATCAAGTGAACCAGTTTGGTTTTAACTATGTTTTTCAGTAAATGTTTCGACTTGTATGGCAACATAATTCGAGCTGCTGTCCTAAATGTGTTCAAGTGACGCTGAGGACATGCACACAGTGACTGGTGTGATGGAAAACTTAATCGTGTGTGGGTATGTAGATCTTTATTCATCTGAAACAATCATTAGGATTATAATTGAACTTTCAATTATTTAAGTTTCGCTGCATGGTCCCTGACATAGAGAATATAAACAACACGAAGACAGGCTGTAAGTGTGTACTCACCGAAGCATACAACCTTCCTTTTTCGTTCATGGCTAGGTATTTGCCTGAGAAAAGCCCTTTTATGGCCACGACTCCCACGTCCACTGCCGTGATTTCCATGATGCCTGTAGAGAAACAGTTATTTAAGTTAAACGTAATGGTAATATTTTTCCATATCAAAAAGTTTAGATCTGCAGGTataaacaaatttatttctCTATAACAGAGAATCAAACGCGATCGGTTCTTGCGGCAGCCTTTATTACAGGGGCCCTATCAGCGTGTTTATTGACTGTTTTGATCAACGGCGCATTCAGCGCCGCAGAGAGGCTTTAACAGTCTCATTAGATAAATACATCTGTTAGGACAGCACCCTTTGTCAGGCCTGCATGTTAAAGCTGCTGTTTGGTACCCGGAGTTTAACCTGTATCCGCAGATTTCACACACGGAGGCTTCAGCCTACTAAGAAACCTTGGCCAAGGAGCCCCGAGTGTCATCCAACTTCTGATGCAGCCTGACAGATTATTCACTTCCTCACACTAATGGTTTGTGTGAATAATGTAGACAGAAGCCTCAAGTAAATAAAGACACTGCTATATAATGATATAATATGTACTTTATTGAAACCAGAATTATGTAGGAAATTATTGAATGCATTGTTAATAATTATTGAAACAAAAATCAGTAAGTGGGCATTCAATTTTCCCCCAACTTAAACTCAATTATTAATTTGCTCCAAGGCACACTGCGtggattaaattattttttttaagtttgttccACACCTGAAACTGGTCCCcttaaatttgttttagttgatttaagTTTCCTAAAGGTTCCGTCTTTGtcctataaaaaaacaaaaacacaacaaaaacaaaaaaaaaaaacacagaccagAAACTACTCACTGAACGGGTTGTTTTCCTCCAGTGATCCCTCTATTTTCCCATTAGGTTGGATCTGTAAATGATATTTGGTTGCGCAGTAAAGTTTTCTGCGTCTCGGCGCTCCTCCGAGGTGCTCATACACTCCTCCGCGCCCCCCGGCGTCTCTCCGCTGCCGGGGATCACAAGTCTGGCTCGGCGAGCAACGGGACCGTGGCCAAACGGGATCCAGCAGACTCGCCAACACCAGCAGAGGAATCATCAGCATTGTGGCATGGTCAACAGGGAACAATTGTCGCAGAAAATCGGAATATACCCGGCCAGCCCTCCGGGTCCCATGAAAGTGTCGGGCAGCTAAAGCTGGAGAGCTCCAGCCCCAGTCAATATCCAAGCCCCACGGGCAGCTCTGACGGCTCAGCCGGCCCCCGGTTTGAGATCCTCCTCGCCTCTCTTGCAGGAAAGCCCTCCTGTGAAGCTGACTGAGAGCCTCGCCTCAGACTGAGCGCAGATATAAAAGAAGCTTGTGGCGACAATAGGCTGAACTTCGACCAATTGATACAAAGGAGAGGGGAGGCAAAAGGTATTAGCCCTGTGTGAAGTGAGAGACAGCGGCATGGATAAAATTACATAGTGGCAAAGTGCAGAACAGCTCTCCTCTCTGAACTCCTCTTCTGAAATATCCTAAAAGAGCAAATTAGACATCCCAAATTATACAGGCGGTCTGAGCCTGCGCCAGCCACTGCAGCAGGTGAGGAATAACACTGCTGCTAGAATCTTCTTTCATCTTAAAACTtgggaaaataataataaacaattttgTGTCTTTCCTTAATTGTTCTTTTACTCAAAGTCACCTGGTCTCACTTCTGATTCCTAGATTTAAGAATGTTAAACATGATGCACTTGTTCATCTCAACTAAGCATTAACTGTTGCTTATTAAGCATGCACAGTAAATAATCTTTACAGGTTGACCTATAGTGGGTTTGAGTATCATAATTTGCCTTGCATTGAAGCTCCTGTTGCTGCGGAGATCCCCAGAGAGCTTCCAGCAGTCAAGAACCGACCGCTTCCTAAAGTTTCCTACcttctttgctttttaataCTTATAGGCTGCTCTTGACCTGTAACCGTTTACTGCCATTGCTAAATACTTTTTCTGTGAAGATAAGACAAATTCATTTTGTGTCACAGGGTTCCCCCTGTCCGCTCCTCACTCTGCACAGCCTCCTCCCTAAGCGTTAATCCTCATCCTTTACCAGCATCTCCCAGACTTTTCCCAACCTAATGCCCCAGCTCTGGCTAGGCAGCAGCCGGTGGGCGGAAGAGCAGCAGGGTAAATGACTACTGCCTAAATTGCTTCCATCTTGGTCACATTATGGTTTGGATTCTGGTAATTAGCACCATCTTCTACAAATCTCTCTGCCCTT contains:
- the fgf3 gene encoding fibroblast growth factor 3 is translated as MLMIPLLVLASLLDPVWPRSRCSPSQTCDPRQRRDAGGRGGVYEHLGGAPRRRKLYCATKYHLQIQPNGKIEGSLEENNPFSIMEITAVDVGVVAIKGLFSGKYLAMNEKGRLYASDVFNKECEFVERIHELGYNTYASRQHFTEQPLPPGAGSSSRRRATVKRQWYISINGKGRPRRGFKTRSTDKASLFLPRVLGNKDHEMVRKLRDIQGAQHMHQHGRHGERRRRRHRGRKGRGRKPDDSADV